The nucleotide sequence CCCGTCACAGTTAATCAAGACCTGGTTACAGTCCTCTGCCTCGATGAGGGGCAGAGTCTTGGAGTGGACGTTGAGGTCAATGAGTTCCTCAAAGCTCCACTGGTTGGATTTACCGTTTAGACCTGAGACCAATCCGACCTTGGCGGAGTCCTGCTCATTCAGGAACTCCGAGCCCTCGACGAGGCGGCCCTTAGGGACTGGActggagaggggaggggggaaagAGGTAGTGGGAGGCAGTTAGGAAAGAGATGGAGAAGTGAGTGCTTGATGACAGAAAGAAATCCAGTCCAAtcaaggataaggctggtgttattctttatatttcaacaaacaaacaaatcccaGGGAAaagccaaaaccaacaatgtgttagtccatctctcaatactttacAACTTCCCCACCCAGTCCGTGGCACATACCCGCAAGCCCAATCTTTCCTACTAAACAAGAAAATCCTTAAAAAACGGGTCATAAACATGTAGCTTTATTTTTGgaaagtaatttcctaaaacagctgggtgCTGTAGCATTTtgacaaatgataaaaaaaaaagatcctgGGAGCAGCGAATGTAACAAAATTGGTGCTTTTCTGGAGAGTTAACGtgcagctgctggtgtgtgGGATTTCACATACAACCCAATACATTTCGCCCCTTCTGTTCTTTATTTCAGAGTACACTATGTTTAGCAGTTAACAATTACTATATCGTCAGTACAACTCTAAGCAGTTTCTATGTGGGTTTCATTATCTTTTCTAAAGTCATACCTTACTGCCTGAGTCTCATCTGTGCTTATGCCATTGTTATTCTCCTTGTCGTCGGTCTCTGGTTTTCCATTCACGCTGCCCAGGGGCTCCTCTCGCTGTTCCATCAGCTCACCAGAGGACAGACCACACTCATCTGTGTCAGCCTCCATAGTGGTGTCATCTGCCTGGCCTACGATATCAATAGAGGAATTGATGAGACAAGTCCTAAGTCACATCGAGAATTATGTAAATTCGAACAAACAAGCCATTTTATGTAAAGtatatgcaaacaaacacaaagaggggaAGACACACCTTCACTCTGTGAAAAATGCAGTGATGCATAAATCATCATGTACTCTGAAATCCTGAACCTGCCATCAATGTGAAAGCTAGATGAGAACACTTACTCATGGTTTCAGAGTTTATCTGGTCCCCCTCATCTTCATTGTCCTGTGCGTATTTATCGTCAtctcctgcctctctctatAAAGGAGACACAAACATCATGTTAACATACACTCAGTGTAGATGATGTCCTCCGCAAACACTTTGAGACACATGGGCTGAATGAATGTGAGCTCACCTTAAAGTCATTTTGGTCCCCTTTTCTTGTTCTCTTCATTATCTCTTCAATTCTCTTAAATGGAAAAACAGAGCAGATTTTACTAACTGATTTGTTCATTGGGATCTACACACTGAGGCAACATTAAGAAAACATTCTCTATTTTTGTAGGACATTGATTAAATCACTTAAAAGAGATTTTTATCTGAAGAGACAGGCAGTAGGCAGTAAATGACAGTTTATGGTGATCAATATAccagattatttttattattattattattatttaatttttggtTTTAGTACTGCTGGTCAAATGAAAGCCTCAAGTCCTTTACAAACACCATCTCATCTAGGTCTAGGATGATAAAGCAAGACCCAAATAAAGAGAAGATTCTCTCCTTCATCAATCTATCCATACCTTCTTCCTCTCCATTCGTTCttgctggttctgctgcatgatGCGGTCTCTCTCCTGACGgactctctctgcctcctccaggGCCTTGGCCTCGGCCTCCTCACGTTCCTTCTGGAGCTCGGCCTGTTTCACTGCCTCCTCTTCTGCTAGTCTCACCCGATCCACCTCTGCTAGGCGAGCGTCTTCCTCTTCTTTaattttcctctcctctgcaagcttcttctcctcctccaggcgTTTCAGTCGAGCCTCCTCCGCTAAAcgcttctcttcttcctttctcaGCCTGGGATGGTAAAGAAACGGCAGCAAATGGCTTGAAAGCATACTGACAAAGTGGGACATATAGGGGGTAATTTTCATTTAGCCTATACATCTCATTAGCTAAAAAAATGCTAATCGTACTTTTGATGCCCATAATATATaacctgcagtgttttattgGTTGAAACTAGTGATCGTTCTCATTTttcttatgtatgtatgtatatactgtatgcatactTTTTAAACCAATGCATACTTTTCAACACATGCTTTGGTTTCACTTAATAACAATTACAATTCCCTTGAGGACAATTTTACAGCAATTCCAACAGTGTTGTTGATGGTACTTTGCAGTTATCATATCTGATGCATTGCTGTCATacacaaaatgatgacaaaatggTAAAAGATCTTTTTTTTGGGAGACAGGAATAAGAGATAACAATTCCAGTATCCttacttttcctcttcctccttctgtaTCCTGAGctgctcctctttctctttctgctctcgCATCAGTCTGCGGTTCTCCGCCAAGATCTTGGCAGCCTCAGCAGCAGAGTTGGTGCCCGTCGAGGCTTTAGAGTCTGGCAGGTGGAAAGACAAATATAGAAGATACGTTTAGCCCTTTATGTCACCCTGTCACCCATTTCTCAATGTAGTGCTGACCTGAGGCCACAGCATCTAGCCATTCATAGGACGCAGTGATTGGAAGATGAGTGATgacagagaagacagaaagcCAGACTGGTAGAGGACGCTAGCCGTgtcagagaaagacagaagcagAATAAAGAAGAAAGCGGCCTGATACTGAGTTGTGTAACTTTCAAATGGTAATTTCTGTGCTCTTTGAAAGAATAATTATTCTCTGTGTGAATACATATATAGTACATGGGGTTGGGCAATATGATAATACATACCATGAGATGAAATAAATGTGTATCGTCAAAGATTTTGCCAATCCATTTGTATCATAGCATTTATTCCTTTAATACCTGAGTGTATTAGGCgaatcaatgagcaggactgctATATGGAAATATTGTGATTTCTATATGATTTGTGTATCAAGGtcatgtatttaatttgtttgataaatcaaaaacagacaCTCCTCTGattattttatccataaaaaacttttccagaaaatgtactatatcatGATGACATTGATATGATATCAAATTACATATACAGTGATGGAGTATTTTACCTTTTCATACACtcctaaacaaaaatgtgcaTACCTAAACTGTGCCACCtacaataattttgtttttacatctttCTAATGCACAGTGGATAACAGTCCTTGCTTGGTTGCATGTAGTATTAAATCATTTCTAAGCTAGTTTATCTTGCAGAGCATGATTCTCTCCAGGAGgtggcagcagcaacaacaacccCAGATCTGTAACAGGATGTGACTCCAGCTGGAACTTAATAGGTGTATTAAAACAGATGATAATATCTGTTATCTTCAGAGTTTTTCTTCTGCTCAAAGTCAAAGTGGTGCTGTAAGGATTGCtgataacagagagagagagagagggagttcaaaaggaagaaaggagCGCTCCATTATTCTGGTTCCCATGCAAGAGACAAAGTTAGGTATCATCACAAAAAGAGAGCTctttttttgtggaaatttAACAAATCATTAATACACAATTTAACAATGTATTGATGCACAAACTCTCCTGGTGCAATTTCTTTTGGATCCAAGAGCTCTTGCTGTTTAATTTCCCCCTTTTACATTCTTTTGCATTGTAGTAGGTTTGGACCTGCATGGCCAAGAACTTCagtaatatttatttagttaagATAAAATGAAAGATGCTTGTCTCGCTGGGTCACTTCCCTCCCTGAAATTGACAGTATGTCTCAATGCACCAGTGCAAACATCCTGGTTGCCAGAATAACAATCAGTCTTGGCAAATATTGGTACTAACTAATTAAAATCTGTCAGCTGACCATGGTTGTCAAGTCTGCCTTTATATGGACCTGTATTGTACTAATATGAAAGACCTGCTATAGTGTTAGATATATTTTTATGatgtacaataaaacatttatattgtgGACTGCATTATTATCACTGAGAATTGCTTACCATCTTTCTCTTTGGTCTTGCTGGAATCAGAGGACTGTGGAGACACAGCCTGGACAGGACACAGATCCTTGGACTTGGAGTCCCTCTTTCGCAAGGTGGGGGGCCCTGTTGGAGTGAGAGCTGGTTTCTGGATAGGTGGAGGTTTTGCTGACGTAGGCTGGGGGGATGGAGGACGTTGTTTCATTGCACCAGGTGAGGGTGGGCGTGTCCTGGAACTTTGCCTGGAAAAAGTTGGAGTTGTGTccatttatgttttataatgaaatcaaaatgaaagGCTACATCCAAACTCCAAAAAATTGAAGTAAAATATCACTAAAGCTGCACTGGAGACGGCTTGTAGCCTTACTTGGCTGCTGCTGGGGAGGGAGTCCTCTTTGGGGCTGGATTGGGGGCTGGGGATGGTGAACGGTTGCGTCCCAGGGTAGTAGATGGGGAGGCGGGACGTTGCCCTCCAGGAGATGTTAACTGCTTGTCCTTCTGTAGTTCCACAGAGATGGGACAGAAGTGAAGAAGTGATTCATGACTAACACTGAACAAGGATCATGTGAAGAACTCCTGAACCTATTGCAAAATGTCAATGTTAATTTAAATACCACTGAGTCATAAACAAAACTATTGTAAATCATGTAAAGAAGATGTACTGACATCAAAATAAGAGCAATCCACACTccacaaccaaaacaattacTCACTACATCCTGTTGGTCTATGTTTCCCAACATTTTGGCTTGTACctccttaaaatgaagcagggGCTACTTGTAACCCCTCATCACAGCTCATGGCCTTAATGTGGACATTAATTGTAAGCACTTAAACCAGATCCTTCTCAGATTGTatcatttaaagtattttagaGGTCCCAAAGAGGTGAAAGGATggaagaaaaaggcaaaaattgagaaaagtcagaaaaagtaaacagaattttgtgtagcagaaatactgtatatgttttttaatttatcccATTAATCATCTGGTGATCCCTATGTTGATCTTGGGACCCCCAAAAGGGTCCGGcacctaggttgggaaccacttgTCTATGTAACTGAATTATCTTTACATTGGAACAGTTTTTGTTAATCCTGAAGGGAAAACTATAACACAGATGCCTATTATAACATTAACTGtaactaaaattaaaattgaCCATTTAACTATTATTAAGtctgcctctgcctcttttAGTTTCACTGGCATTTCAAACAGTGACACAAAGTTGGCGCAGAGGCGGCCATGGGTCAGGTTTTAATTCTAAATCTATTTTTAATGCCCATGTGCTATGTTTGGCACTGTAAACATGATAAAAAGAGGGCACAGCAAGGTCACCCATGTGACACTCagacacaaatatacagtactgtcCCAACCCAAGCCTTTAGTACTGAATGGCAAGTAAGCATGATACAATTCATTTTGTGTATCAATGTAAGAAATTGACCTGCTCTTATAATAAATTGTATTAGCTTTGGTCACACAGCTTGACAATCTCTCTTTTTGGATGACAGGAAGGAAATGCAGGAGAGTAAATAAGCGATTGGTGTACAGTTTCATAACAGGGACAAGACATCCATTTCCTATTTATGTCAATATAGTATTATAGAACAGACAGTGTTTTTGTATGAAGGAGAGGTCCAGAAGTCATCTcaaagagacacacagcagTAACAGCCATTTCCTGTACTTTACCATGACAACACTAAACCTAACCACTAAACCTCTCATGAGCAAAGGATGGATACAAAGAAGCTCGGAGAAAACctaaatagtttatttttgcACCATTAATGTTGTTTTCTAATATACCTTCTGgtcatttattaaaagaaatatCCCCACTCTAGGCAGGAAGCCTAACTGGGCTGACTTGAAAGACACAATTTAAGTGTCACGCAATGCTACAGTGTTAGGCTGTGAATTTCAATTATCTCCACACCAATCTGTGCATGTAGAGGAGAGAAGACAATGAAATGGTGAGGAAAATCAAAGGCTTTTGACATTAAGCCCCAGGGTCAGGGTGAGGTCTGCTTTGCATGGTGTGATCTGTCAATAATTAGGCTACTGTGGATCCCTTTGTCTCATGCTAGAACAATGAGGCCCTTCATTGTTacagaagagaaggagaaaaggcAGGTTATGAGAGAGAACCAGGCACTACTTTGGGCCTTCAAGTGAGAACATCTGAGACATCAGAAGCAGTAAGTAGGATAACATTTTAGCAATGTATGAACAAGTTCATATTATGAGTGACCAACAAAGGTCAAAGAACAGCTGGAGGAACAACATTTCCCTATGGTGAGCATCCTGCAGAAGTACTTTGACAGGCAAATGTAGACGGATATGTGCATATAAATCAGTCTTTGGTGCCATCCACTTATTTCTCTGAGCAGTTTAATTTCAGTGTAGGAAAGCATATAGTTGTTGTCACTACTTAAGAGACCTGTGTTCCTTCAACTTCATCCTGGTTTCCAGGCAGCTTCTGGAAAAGGTATCCCTCTCTTCCAGTGCTACCAACAATTAAATCAACtactaaaattattttatagATCGTACATATTTTGCAAgtcaaattcaaattaaattactttcccatgggaataaaaacacaatattgcTGGTAATTAAAAGGCATATAAACACTGCACTTTGTTATTTTCCAGcaattacattgtactgtatgaTATTCTCTAAAATTGTATTCAggtttttgaaaatatatagtATCTAACTTATTTCTTCAACTGGAATGACATACTGCCTTATAACAGAGTTCTCACGGGCCTACACATGTACTAACTTAAATGTATCTATTATTACTCTGTAGTTTAAAAATGGATAAGACTAGAGACACCATCTAAAGCCCTGCATCCAGGTTACTCCATCAGCAAGGAGAAGGGAACAGGGAGGACAATCAAGAAATCACAACTATCACAACTGTGCAGTGAAAGCTTTCACTTCAGTTGaacattaacaacattataCACTTCTTTTTGTAAATGTCTCATTCGAACAGTTTTCTTTGTAGGCCAGTGGTGTTAGTAGCATTAACGTCACAAGGTGTTCTCACCATTGAAGGGTCGAGGGCTCCGTCGGCCGACACAGAGGTGGTCATGCCGCTCTTCTGTCGGTCAATGCTGCGGCTGCGCACAGGTCCACGCGGTGGGTGCAGGGGACTGGCAGAGGCTGAGCGAGGACACAGGTGACACTCTGGTAAAGGACACAGTCATCGCAGGGCCAGGGGAGCACAACCAATGGGAGGCGTGATAAGCGGCCGAGTTGGGCAGCAAAGCAGCAAAGAGCAGTAGGTGAGAAGAATGAAGAGagtggagggaaagagagagggaaagtggtagagagagaggaagggagggcaGATGATGGTTCAAAGAATGCaggaaagtgtttttgtaaggGGACAAGAGCACAAAAAAAGCGATTTGTTAGATATAGCACTTTGGGCAGGCAACAGCTTGATTTCTGAAGCTTTGATTGGGCTGGAGATTACTGGAGACATGAGGAGCAGAGAGCAACAATCTCACAAAAACCCCAGACACTACAAAAGATGCCAAAGACTCTGGATGCAACATGAACAAACCTGAACACCAAGCaccacagcacagcacacactaCACAAAACCTACCACCATCACCGTACAACAAGCACTGACACTGCACTCACATATCACACAGATTTATTAGTACACTAAACGCACAATAAATGTTGATagtgttgtttgttgtgttcaCTTACAGTAACTAAAAATGAGGGTAATTTGTCCTTCTTGCCATCATACTGTAACTCTCCAGACTCCAGATCAGACATTAAATCCAACATATGCTGCGGCTTCAGGACATAGACTTCTCTAGAAATTGTAAGGCAATGCTTGTGCCAAAGAATTCGACACACAAACTGTTGATACTGAGCTGCTACTACAAACCTGGAATGGCAATGGGTGAAAGGCACTGTCCTTAGCACTGAGTTTAAGTGTAGCCTGTAGTTATAAAGAGTAAATGCTGTTGTCCACTGGCTATGAGCTGGCTGTGTCACATTGAGGGATTAGCCATGATAATCCCGAGACCTGTAGAACTCTCCCTGCCAAAGCGTGgtcacaaatgtgttttgtcattcGTTCTGACTGCATACTGAGCAGCTATGGTGACTATGAAATTTACCCTGCCATGAGCTACCGCTGATGTGTCAAGTTTCTGCTGGGGCTATACTTAGCAGAAGATCTATAGCCGCTAATGGGTTTGTAATGGCCGGTCAATAAACACCACATCCTGAAACCAACACCGGGAATACAGTTGCAGCTTTGGAGTGAGTCAGTGCTTTACAGTATGGTTCTttctatctttaaaaaaatacagtaaacaagAA is from Siniperca chuatsi isolate FFG_IHB_CAS linkage group LG8, ASM2008510v1, whole genome shotgun sequence and encodes:
- the map7d3 gene encoding MAP7 domain-containing protein 2 isoform X6 — encoded protein: MAEGTTTLKGLRAQMAAAAQAQAEERRSLAGNSPGPTTNTSAKPQGCRPALRESQIMERERKAKLQVERQMEERQKKVEEQRRKEEQKRLAVEEKRKQKQEEEKEHYEAVMRRTLERSHRVEQRQKRWSWGGLSSDSDGRTGDSDASTSSPVTIVISPALPEKPPRSQQVDKRSTSTMNLKQPPEAGISKRLSSSSATLIKSPDQSVRPRSSSCNRLPSSGNAAQASKEDCKKLQVEQTGRSMKKRSSSLTRVSVGRAQTPAKPDKGTTDDQARRPPASTEDGGVLSRLLTPTQASLARSKSAAALSAEGTDAPECHLCPRSASASPLHPPRGPVRSRSIDRQKSGMTTSVSADGALDPSMKDKQLTSPGGQRPASPSTTLGRNRSPSPAPNPAPKRTPSPAAAKQSSRTRPPSPGAMKQRPPSPQPTSAKPPPIQKPALTPTGPPTLRKRDSKSKDLCPVQAVSPQSSDSSKTKEKDDSKASTGTNSAAEAAKILAENRRLMREQKEKEEQLRIQKEEEEKLRKEEEKRLAEEARLKRLEEEKKLAEERKIKEEEDARLAEVDRVRLAEEEAVKQAELQKEREEAEAKALEEAERVRQERDRIMQQNQQERMERKKRIEEIMKRTRKGDQNDFKREAGDDDKYAQDNEDEGDQINSETMSQADDTTMEADTDECGLSSGELMEQREEPLGSVNGKPETDDKENNNGISTDETQAVSPVPKGRLVEGSEFLNEQDSAKVGLVSGLNGKSNQWSFEELIDLNVHSKTLPLIEAEDCNQVLINCDGTSDGTRVAFEDKGTPVNTLHSSNQPIESLSEI
- the map7d3 gene encoding MAP7 domain-containing protein 2 isoform X21, with the translated sequence MAEGTTTLKGLRAQMAAAAQAQAEERRSLAGNSPGPTTNTSAKPQGCRPDATQSTSTTLSVWLTAVIDGAALRIDDRLRVAKERREEADRQQALRESQIMERERKAKLQVERQMEERQKKVEEQRRKEEQKRLAVEEKRKQKQEEEKEHYEAVMRRTLERSHRVEQRQKRWSWGGLSSDSDGRTARRPPASTEDGGVLSRLLTPTQASLARSKSAAALSAEGTDAPECHLCPRSASASPLHPPRGPVRSRSIDRQKSGMTTSVSADGALDPSMKDKQLTSPGGQRPASPSTTLGRNRSPSPAPNPAPKRTPSPAAAKQSSRTRPPSPGAMKQRPPSPQPTSAKPPPIQKPALTPTGPPTLRKRDSKSKDLCPVQAVSPQSSDSSKTKEKDDSKASTGTNSAAEAAKILAENRRLMREQKEKEEQLRIQKEEEEKLRKEEEKRLAEEARLKRLEEEKKLAEERKIKEEEDARLAEVDRVRLAEEEAVKQAELQKEREEAEAKALEEAERVRQERDRIMQQNQQERMERKKRIEEIMKRTRKGDQNDFKREAGDDDKYAQDNEDEGDQINSETMSQADDTTMEADTDECGLSSGELMEQREEPLGSVNGKPETDDKENNNGISTDETQAVSPVPKGRLVEGSEFLNEQDSAKVGLVSGLNGKSNQWSFEELIDLNVHSKTLPLIEAEDCNQVLINCDGTSDGTRVAFEDKGTPVNTLHSSNQPIESLSEI
- the map7d3 gene encoding ensconsin isoform X9, translated to MAEGTTTLKGLRAQMVIDGAALRIDDRLRVAKERREEADRQQALRESQIMERERKAKLQVERQMEERQKKVEEQRRKEEQKRLAVEEKRKQKQEEEKEHYEAVMRRTLERSHRVEQRQKRWSWGGLSSDSDGRTGDSDASTSSPVTIVISPALPEKPPRSQQVDKRSTSTMNLKQPPEAGISKRLSSSSATLIKSPDQSVRPRSSSCNRLPSSGNAAQASKEDCKKLQVEQTGRSMKKRSSSLTRVSVGRAQTPAKPDKGTTDDQARRPPASTEDGGVLSRLLTPTQASLARSKSAAALSAEGTDAPECHLCPRSASASPLHPPRGPVRSRSIDRQKSGMTTSVSADGALDPSMKDKQLTSPGGQRPASPSTTLGRNRSPSPAPNPAPKRTPSPAAAKQSSRTRPPSPGAMKQRPPSPQPTSAKPPPIQKPALTPTGPPTLRKRDSKSKDLCPVQAVSPQSSDSSKTKEKDDSKASTGTNSAAEAAKILAENRRLMREQKEKEEQLRIQKEEEEKLRKEEEKRLAEEARLKRLEEEKKLAEERKIKEEEDARLAEVDRVRLAEEEAVKQAELQKEREEAEAKALEEAERVRQERDRIMQQNQQERMERKKRIEEIMKRTRKGDQNDFKREAGDDDKYAQDNEDEGDQINSETMSQADDTTMEADTDECGLSSGELMEQREEPLGSVNGKPETDDKENNNGISTDETQAVSPVPKGRLVEGSEFLNEQDSAKVGLVSGLNGKSNQWSFEELIDLNVHSKTLPLIEAEDCNQVLINCDGTSDGTRVAFEDKGTPVNTLHSSNQPIESLSEI
- the map7d3 gene encoding MAP7 domain-containing protein 2 isoform X17, which codes for MERERKAKLQVERQMEERQKKVEEQRRKEEQKRLAVEEKRKQKQEEEKEHYEAVMRRTLERSHRVEQRQKRWSWGGLSSDSDGRTGDSDASTSSPVTIVISPALPEKPPRSQQVDKRSTSTMNLKQPPEAGISKRLSSSSATLIKSPDQSVRPRSSSCNRLPSSGNAAQASKEDCKKLQVEQTGRSMKKRSSSLTRVSVGRAQTPAKPDKGTTDDQARRPPASTEDGGVLSRLLTPTQASLARSKSAAALSAEGTDAPECHLCPRSASASPLHPPRGPVRSRSIDRQKSGMTTSVSADGALDPSMKDKQLTSPGGQRPASPSTTLGRNRSPSPAPNPAPKRTPSPAAAKQSSRTRPPSPGAMKQRPPSPQPTSAKPPPIQKPALTPTGPPTLRKRDSKSKDLCPVQAVSPQSSDSSKTKEKDDSKASTGTNSAAEAAKILAENRRLMREQKEKEEQLRIQKEEEEKLRKEEEKRLAEEARLKRLEEEKKLAEERKIKEEEDARLAEVDRVRLAEEEAVKQAELQKEREEAEAKALEEAERVRQERDRIMQQNQQERMERKKRIEEIMKRTRKGDQNDFKREAGDDDKYAQDNEDEGDQINSETMSQADDTTMEADTDECGLSSGELMEQREEPLGSVNGKPETDDKENNNGISTDETQAVSPVPKGRLVEGSEFLNEQDSAKVGLVSGLNGKSNQWSFEELIDLNVHSKTLPLIEAEDCNQVLINCDGTSDGTRVAFEDKGTPVNTLHSSNQPIESLSEI
- the map7d3 gene encoding MAP7 domain-containing protein 2 isoform X26, translating into MRRTLERSHRVEQRQKRWSWGGLSSDSDGRTVDKRSTSTMNLKQPPEAGISKRLSSSSATLIKSPDQSVRPRSSSCNRLPSSGNAAQASKEDCKKLQVEQTGRSMKKRSSSLTRVSVGRAQTPAKPDKGTTDDQARRPPASTEDGGVLSRLLTPTQASLARSKSAAALSAEGTDAPECHLCPRSASASPLHPPRGPVRSRSIDRQKSGMTTSVSADGALDPSMKDKQLTSPGGQRPASPSTTLGRNRSPSPAPNPAPKRTPSPAAAKQSSRTRPPSPGAMKQRPPSPQPTSAKPPPIQKPALTPTGPPTLRKRDSKSKDLCPVQAVSPQSSDSSKTKEKDDSKASTGTNSAAEAAKILAENRRLMREQKEKEEQLRIQKEEEEKLRKEEEKRLAEEARLKRLEEEKKLAEERKIKEEEDARLAEVDRVRLAEEEAVKQAELQKEREEAEAKALEEAERVRQERDRIMQQNQQERMERKKRIEEIMKRTRKGDQNDFKREAGDDDKYAQDNEDEGDQINSETMSQADDTTMEADTDECGLSSGELMEQREEPLGSVNGKPETDDKENNNGISTDETQAVSPVPKGRLVEGSEFLNEQDSAKVGLVSGLNGKSNQWSFEELIDLNVHSKTLPLIEAEDCNQVLINCDGTSDGTRVAFEDKGTPVNTLHSSNQPIESLSEI
- the map7d3 gene encoding MAP7 domain-containing protein 2 isoform X20, translated to MAEGTTTLKGLRAQMAAAAQAQAEERRSLAGNSPGPTTNTSAKPQGCRPDATQSTSTTLSVWLTAVIDGAALRIDDRLRVAKERREEADRQQALRESQIMERERKAKLQVERQMEERQKKVEEQRRKEEQKRLAVEEKRKQKQEEEKEHYEAVMRRTLERSHRVEQRQKRWSWGGLSSDSDGRTGDSDASTSSPVTIVISPALPEKPPRSQQVDKRSTSTMNLKQPPEAGISKRLSSSSATLIKSPDQTSASPLHPPRGPVRSRSIDRQKSGMTTSVSADGALDPSMKDKQLTSPGGQRPASPSTTLGRNRSPSPAPNPAPKRTPSPAAAKQSSRTRPPSPGAMKQRPPSPQPTSAKPPPIQKPALTPTGPPTLRKRDSKSKDLCPVQAVSPQSSDSSKTKEKDDSKASTGTNSAAEAAKILAENRRLMREQKEKEEQLRIQKEEEEKLRKEEEKRLAEEARLKRLEEEKKLAEERKIKEEEDARLAEVDRVRLAEEEAVKQAELQKEREEAEAKALEEAERVRQERDRIMQQNQQERMERKKRIEEIMKRTRKGDQNDFKREAGDDDKYAQDNEDEGDQINSETMSQADDTTMEADTDECGLSSGELMEQREEPLGSVNGKPETDDKENNNGISTDETQAVSPVPKGRLVEGSEFLNEQDSAKVGLVSGLNGKSNQWSFEELIDLNVHSKTLPLIEAEDCNQVLINCDGTSDGTRVAFEDKGTPVNTLHSSNQPIESLSEI
- the map7d3 gene encoding MAP7 domain-containing protein 2 isoform X18, whose translation is MAEGTTTLKGLRAQMAAAAQAQAEERRSLAGNSPGPTTNTSAKPQGCRPDATQSTSTTLSVWLTAVIDGAALRIDDRLRVAKERREEADRQQALRESQIMERERKAKLQVERQMEERQKKVEEQRRKEEQKRLAVEEKRKQKQEEEKEHYEAVMRRTLERSHRVEQRQKRWSWGGLSSDSDGRTGDSDASTSSPVTIVISPALPEKPPRSQQVDKRSTSTMNLKQPPEAGISKRLSSSSATLIKSPDQKCHLCPRSASASPLHPPRGPVRSRSIDRQKSGMTTSVSADGALDPSMKDKQLTSPGGQRPASPSTTLGRNRSPSPAPNPAPKRTPSPAAAKQSSRTRPPSPGAMKQRPPSPQPTSAKPPPIQKPALTPTGPPTLRKRDSKSKDLCPVQAVSPQSSDSSKTKEKDDSKASTGTNSAAEAAKILAENRRLMREQKEKEEQLRIQKEEEEKLRKEEEKRLAEEARLKRLEEEKKLAEERKIKEEEDARLAEVDRVRLAEEEAVKQAELQKEREEAEAKALEEAERVRQERDRIMQQNQQERMERKKRIEEIMKRTRKGDQNDFKREAGDDDKYAQDNEDEGDQINSETMSQADDTTMEADTDECGLSSGELMEQREEPLGSVNGKPETDDKENNNGISTDETQAVSPVPKGRLVEGSEFLNEQDSAKVGLVSGLNGKSNQWSFEELIDLNVHSKTLPLIEAEDCNQVLINCDGTSDGTRVAFEDKGTPVNTLHSSNQPIESLSEI
- the map7d3 gene encoding ensconsin isoform X5; its protein translation is MAEGTTTLKGLRAQMAAAAQAQAEERRSLAGNSPGPTTNTSAKPQGCRPDATQSTSTTLSVWLTAVIDGAALRIDDRLRVAKERREEADRQQALRESQIMERERKAKLQVERQMEERQKKVEEQRRKEEQKRLAVEEKRKQKQEEEKEHYEAVMRRTLERSHRVEQRQKRWSWGGLSSDSDGRTGDSDASTSSPVTIVISPALPEKPPRSQQVDKRSTSTMNLKQPPEAGISKRLSSSSATLIKSPDQSVRPRSSSCNRLPSSGNAAQASKEDCKKLQVEQTGRSMKKRSSSLTRVSVGRAQTPAKPDKGTTDDQECHLCPRSASASPLHPPRGPVRSRSIDRQKSGMTTSVSADGALDPSMKDKQLTSPGGQRPASPSTTLGRNRSPSPAPNPAPKRTPSPAAAKQSSRTRPPSPGAMKQRPPSPQPTSAKPPPIQKPALTPTGPPTLRKRDSKSKDLCPVQAVSPQSSDSSKTKEKDDSKASTGTNSAAEAAKILAENRRLMREQKEKEEQLRIQKEEEEKLRKEEEKRLAEEARLKRLEEEKKLAEERKIKEEEDARLAEVDRVRLAEEEAVKQAELQKEREEAEAKALEEAERVRQERDRIMQQNQQERMERKKRIEEIMKRTRKGDQNDFKREAGDDDKYAQDNEDEGDQINSETMSQADDTTMEADTDECGLSSGELMEQREEPLGSVNGKPETDDKENNNGISTDETQAVSPVPKGRLVEGSEFLNEQDSAKVGLVSGLNGKSNQWSFEELIDLNVHSKTLPLIEAEDCNQVLINCDGTSDGTRVAFEDKGTPVNTLHSSNQPIESLSEI